The Betta splendens chromosome 7, fBetSpl5.4, whole genome shotgun sequence genome includes a window with the following:
- the LOC114859254 gene encoding pancreatic progenitor cell differentiation and proliferation factor A-like: protein MAAIPSSGSLIATHDYYRRRLGSNSSNSSCGSSEFTGEVIPHHPGLPRQDSGHWWMSFFFAKQNQAGMQNGSENQKNGTYTVANGQVTCIAREMVLNRELLESNHPSTPPPTSS, encoded by the exons ATGGCAGCGATTCCATCAAGTGGCTCCCTCATCGCCACCCACGATTACTACAGAA GACGCCTCGGGTCCAACTCTAGTAACAGCTCCTGTGGCAGTTCTGAGTTCACAGGAGAGGTCATTCCACACCATCCAG GACTTCCAAGGCAAGATTCCGGCCActggtggatgtcatttttCTTTGCAAAACAGAACCAGGCCGGCATGCAGAATGGATCTGAAAACCAAAA gaacgGAACCTACACAGTGGCCAACGGCCAGGTGACCTGCATCGCCAGGGAAATGGTTCTGAACAGAGAACTCCTAGAGAGCAATCATCCATCGACCCCTCCACCCACTTCCTCCTAG
- the nol4la gene encoding nucleolar protein 4-like, whose amino-acid sequence MATKKACVDAPKRSRSPVVLEAEMFSEFQDWCLRTYGDSGKTKTVTRRKYNKIMQTLLQNDESDGVYVDNSHINAKFKFWVKSKGFQVGTNVLGEHNKKGAPGKPVLYVPVKSTCSDGNSAQDNSSLKRVAVVEDFFDIIYAMHVEMGADPGRAPKHAGQKKTYKAIAETYAFLPREAVTRFLMSCGECQKRMHISPSTAEFKENDRPTSLVPDLIDYNMPITATYLKQMKLQCMTTTERDDSSVSSEDMNGAEPAWVAAEQPAVPESCPANGERVSNQTASVKDEDDDDSSESGSANGLPALTSPEVLVVGATPPDGGAPYGEAPANGLSAPLDFSTTSSSSSEDQQPVNLSDRLLPVASSPPNPFPAEPNRKYPVKPEYSSKSPPYSSGSYDSVKTELSMSGEDLTAGRAQIIDDDDDDHDDHDDSDKINDAEGMDPERLKAFNMFVRLFVDENLDRMVPISKQPKEKIQAIIESCSRQFPEFQERSRKRIRTYLKSCRRMKKGGFEIRPTPPHLTSAMAENILAAACESETRNAAKRMRLDVYQASDETAAADKPNSRDPASVAPSGFAISSAAFAQDQLYTNGGLNYNLRGYGTVSSSQQNSAAAQTNGPTDLSMKSIGPNSSSSSSNSHGQGGGGGGASAQLSPPEVTAVRQLIAGYRESAAFLLRSADELESLILQQN is encoded by the exons ATGGCAACGAAAAAGGCGTGCGTTGATGCGCCCAAAAGGAGCCGGAGTCCGGTCGTGTTGGAGGCGGAGATGTTCAGTGAATTTCAGGACTGGTGTCTCCGGACTTATGGAGATTCCGGTAAAACAAAGACCGTCACCCGGCgaaaatacaacaaaatcaTGCAGACACTGTTGCAAAACGACGAGTCGGATGGCGTTTATGTCGACAACAGCCACATCAACGCCAAATTCAAATTTTGGGTGAAGTCTAAAGGATTTCAGGTCGGGACCAACGTTTTGGGAGAGCACAACAAGAAAGGAGCTCCCGGGAAACCCGTCCTATACGTCCCGGTCAAGTCAAcg TGTTCGGACGGGAACTCGGCCCAGGACAACTCCTCGCTGAAGCGCGTGGCCGTGGTGGAGGACTTCTTCGACATCATCTATGCCATGCACGTGGAGATGGGCGCCGATCCTGGCAGGGCCCCCAAACACGCAGGCCAGAAGAAGACCTACAAGGCG ATCGCAGAGACCTACGCCTTCCTGCCCAGAGAGGCGGTGACTCGCTTCCTAATGAGCTGTGGAGAATGTCAGAAGAGGATGCACATCAGTCCCAGCACTGCAGAGTTCAAAG AAAATGACAGGCCAACCTCTCTGGTCCCTGACCTCATTGATTACAACATGCCTATTACTGCCACCTACCTGaagcagatgaagctgcagtgCATGACGACCACCGAAAGG gatGACAGCTCGGTGAGCAGCGAGGACATGAACGGAGCTGAGCCCGCATGGGTCGCAGCTGAGCAGCCCGCAGTGCCTGAGTCCTGCCCCGCTAACGGAGAGAGAGTCAGCAACCAGACAGCTAGCGTTAAAGACGAGGACG ATGACGACTCCTCGGAGAGCGGCAGCGCTAACGGCCTGCCTGCCCTGACCTCTCCGGAGGTGCTGGTTGTGGGTGCGACCCCCCCAGACGGCGGGGCGCCGTACGGGGAGGCGCCGGCGAACGGTCTGAGCGCGCCGCTGGACTTCAGCAccacctcgtcctcgtcctcggaGGACCAGCAGCCGGTCAACCTGAGCGACAGGCTGCTGCCTGTGGCGAGCTCTCCCCCAAACCCCTTCCCAGCGGAGCCCAACAGGAAGTACCCAGTCAAACCAGAGTACAGCAGCAAG TCCCCACCTTACAGCTCAGGCAGCTACGACTCCGTGAAAACTGAACTGAGCATGAGCGGAGAGGACTTGACTGCTGGACGGGCGCAGATAATTGACGACGATGACGACGACCATGACGACCACGATGATAGCGATAAGATCAATGATGCTGAGGGTATGGATCCTGAGAGGCTCAAAGCTTTCAAC atgtttgtgcgtctgtttgTGGATGAGAATCTAGATCGCATGGTGCCCATCTCCAAGCAGCCCAAGGAGAAGATCCAGGCCATCATTGAGTCCTGCAGCCGCCAGTTCCCAGAGTTCCAGGAGCGCTCTCGCAAGCGCATCCGCACCTACCTCAAATCCTGTCGCCGCATGAAAAAAGGCGGTTTTGAG ATACGGCCAACACCTCCTCACCTCACCTCTGCCATGGCTGAAAACATCCTCGCTGCTGCCTGTGAGAGCGAAACACGGAACGCTGCCAAGAGGATGCGGCTAGATGTCTACCAAGCGTCG GATGAGACCGCCGCTGCTGACAAGCCCAACTCCAGAGACCCGGCCTCCGTGGCTCCATCAGGGTTCGCCATTTCCAGTGCAGCTTTTGCCCAAGACCAGCTCTACACCAATGGAGGCCTCAACTACAACCTGCGTGGGTATGGCAcagtcagcagcagccagcagaactctgctgctgcacaaaccAATG GTCCCACAGATCTGAGTATGAAGTCGATCGGCccaaactcctcctcctccagctccaacaGCCACGGccagggaggcggcggcggcggagcttCGGCTCAGCTCAGCCCCCCGGAGGTCACGGCGGTGAGGCAGCTCATCGCGGGCTACAGGGAGTCGGCGGCCTTCCTACTCCGCTCGGCGGACGAGCTGGAGAGCCTGATCCTGCAGCAGAACTGA